One genomic region from Antedon mediterranea chromosome 3, ecAntMedi1.1, whole genome shotgun sequence encodes:
- the LOC140043299 gene encoding uncharacterized protein, whose product MIDFFVSLMQTFGLMCEKRSKENVGRTFYVLSRLKPLRDDTEAVEYEEKRAVSLFHDFDGYLPDDLFQRVATKFIEEFQMEDVEPTLSYEHVELNIDGHHLVILNVATINNRRLFQTTIVRTTLMNTESGSRSPEDDDPQPSICKKVLNFLEKELQVLSQNGARGVEVKMYIRCACSNSEHTHMQVVRKFDKDVLPCRSRRMDVKRYRKLFNKIEVEQASISKSDTDQPSSIKKRKTASENSLSKVQRTTDTRTAAPLATSSLGTVNTSQEQFNNLKYDLGSLYIGERLLLLKCCLFEHVDLQHLGKSSCTANYLLNQLHERRYITPTNIRLLLEVAEISQLKDAEDLINQYVVTNKVPNTDEGTKSVSPYRKRLCMALQQFDPHKLNDVIAYYGLNLLSLPTIWELVFYLESNRKLLEESERKRFAELLGPIAENILFNDE is encoded by the exons ATGATTGACTTCTTTGTGTCTCTAATGCAAACCTTTGGGTTAATGTGTGAAAAAAGGAGTAAAGag aatGTTGGACGAACGTTCTATGTTCTTTCACGCCTAAAGCCCCTACGTGATGATACAGAGGCTGTTGAATATGAAGAGAAACGTGCTGTTTCTCTCTTTCATGACTTTGATGGCTACCTTCCAGATGATCTCTTTCAACGTGTTGCGACTAAATTTATTGAGGAATTTCAAATGGAAGATGTTGAGCCTACATTATCTTACGAGCATGTAGAACTGAACATTGATGGCCATCATCTTGTCATTCTAAATGTAGCTACCATCAACAATCGCCGTTTGTTCCAG ACAACAATTGTCAGAACGACACTCATGAACACAGAATCAGGAAGCAGATCTCCTGAAGATGATGATCCACAACCTAGCATCTGTAAGAAG gTCCTTAATTTCCTTGAAAAAGAATTGCAGGTTTTAAGTCAGAATGGTGCACGTGGTGTTgaagtaaagatgtacatccgtTGTGCATGTTCAAATAGTGAACACACTCATATGCAGGTTGTTCGCAAATTTGACAAAGATGTGTTGCCATGTAGAAGCAGAAGAATGGATGTGAAACGTTACCGTAAACTGTTTAACAAAATAGAAGTAGAACaag CTTCTATCTCAAAATCTGACACTGACCAACCTTCTTctataaagaaaagaaaaaccgCTTCAGAAAATTCTTTATCAAAAGTTCAAAGAACTACTG ATACTCGGACTGCTGCTCCTCTGGCTACAAGCTCGTTAGGGACAG TAAATACATCACAAGAACAATTCAACAATTTGAAGTATGATCTTGGTTCACTCTATATTGGTGAGCGACTGCTGTTGTTGAAATGCTGTCTATTTGAACACGTAGACTTACAGCACCTTGGCAAGTCAAGTTGCACAGCAAATTACCTATTAAACCAACTACATGAACGTCGTTATATCACACCTACTAATATCCGTCTGTTGCTAGAGGTGGCTGAGATTTCACAGTTGAAAGATGCTGAAGATCTCATAAATCAATATGTTGTAACCAACAAGGTTCCAAACACTGATGAAGGAACAAAGTCAGTTTCACCATATAGGAAACGACTGTGCATGGCATTGCAGCAATTTGACCCACATAAGTTAAATGATGTAATTGCTTACTATGGATTGAACTTATTAAGTTTACCAACAATTTGGGAATTAGTGTTTTACCTTGAAAGCAATAGAAAATTACTAGAAGAATCAGAAAGAAAGAGGTTTGCTGAGCTTCTTGGACCAATCGCTGAGAACATACTATTCAATG atgAATGA
- the LOC140044157 gene encoding unconventional myosin-XIX-like encodes MIHRYHSDQKAHPPHVFGIAETALCNLTRRLYKINQSIIVSGESGSGKTWNARCLLKYLTMVAVCNPGGFTPSPADCIERRILDSNPILEAFGNASTSRNHNSSRFGKYIQLQFSRGNHVVGASIQTYLLEKTRVVYQCDGARNFHIFYQMLFGANERERRNWLLPNVLSSDNLNYVPLNRSEDACNQKDKQDFIVTKQAMCNVGLSRSQQQELFKVLSGILHLGNVEFISDDVTGPCEIDSEKQGVDTSVNAAAQLLGLDVDALTRFLAFRQITASHKRRKSVFMKPCLKDECHTRRDCLAKLLYARVFDWLVGFINGCTMARSWQSYIGLLDVYGFESFSFNSLEQLCINYANEKLQQHFVHNFLKAEQDDCQSEGIPWQFEDFSDNKTCLDVMEGNISIFALMNQQCKLNRHSDPSSFCEFLHDTISSASLSRAHISVTSPAFVVHHYAEKVTYQVDGLIEKNKDGIPAELVDLLKISSKKFVQQLVDANVTSLQVIDLIIFMSIVLFNLKYVNFMNFFQSPSKTKGKKTSTVVSKFKNSLDSLMATLHETTPHYIRCIKPSLECQPDSFDNVHVINQLRACGVLETIEIGATGFPTRMLYSDFLKRYELLIRSNSEDVKDLDTKSKCAVITNLVLAEADKENKMKSFLFGKTKIFLREGQLDKLEVARLKEFNLSAGVIQMWWRKILATKSKQEAAVVIIQAGFRGWKVREDVKRRHEAARVIQYAMIGYSIRLHQRKLDEQLNELNSDEFADSDVQECNDEQSQQNNSILTEGILSAVSLDNEPLDSNLSVISSSNGTKEVEDQDKSGKFTSKEVEDQDKRDKFTSKEVEDQDKRDKFTSKEVEDQDKRDKFTDKSINEIEEPENVNNNSRIQFHENGNLNCNSGKSEGNTIGIVNIEQKKDGDEISQKKSSDEQCATHKPIVSVHQNGRRVEGEPVNQGTTTINNKFVQVTTTPAIDIAFGIVLLGLLYHGPVRL; translated from the exons ATGATTCATCGTTACCATAGTGATCAAAAG gcaCACCCACCACATGTATTTGGAATTGCAGAAACAGCTTTGTGTAATCTTACTAGAAGACTATACAAGATTAATCAGTCAATAATTGTCAGCGGTGAAAGTGGTTCTGGAAAG aCATGGAATGCAAGATGTTTACTAAAATATCTGACAATGGTGGCAGTATGTAACCCtgg TGGTTTTACACCATCACCAGCAGATTGCATTGAACGTAGAATATTAGACTCAAATCCTATTCTTGAAgcatttg gCAATGCTAGCACGTCCAGGAATCACAATAGTAGCCGCTTTGGAAAGTACATTCAGCTACAATTCAGTCG tggaaATCATGTTGTTGGTGCTTCTATTCAGACATATCTTCTTGAGAAAACTAGAGTTGTTTATCAATGTGATGGTGCCAGGAATTTTCACATCTTTTACCAA ATGCTGTTTGGCGCAAATGAAAGGGAAAGGAGGAACTGGTTACTACCAAATGTATTGAGTTCAGACAACTTAAACTATGTGCCACTAAACCGTTCAGAAGATGCATGTAATCAAAAGGATAAACAAGATTTTATAGTTACAAAGCAAGCAATGTGTAATGTTGGACTTAGCAGGTCACagcaacaagaattatttaaa GTTTTAAGTGGTATACTTCATCTTGGAAATGTAGAGTTTATTAGTGATGATGTTACTGGACCATGTGAAATTGATTCTGAAAAACAAG GAGTTGACACCTCTGTTAATGCTGCTGCACAGTTACTTGGTCTTGATGTTGATGCCTTAACTAGATTTCTTGCATTCCGACAAATCACTGCATCTCACAAGCGTAGAAAGAGTGTCTTTATGAAGCCTTGCTTAAAAGATGAATGTCATACAAGGAGAGATTGTCTTGCAAAGTTACTCTATGCCAG AGTTTTTGATTGGCTCGTTGGATTCATCAATGGCTGTACCATGGCCAGGAGTTGGCAGTCTTACATTGGTCTACTGGATGTCTACGGATTTGAAAGTTTTTCATTTAACAGTTTGGAGCAATTATGcataaattatgcaaatgagaaGCTTCAGCAACATTTTGTGCACAACTTCCTCAAAGCAGAACAG GATGACTGTCAATCTGAGGGAATTCCATGGCAATTTGAAGACTTTTCTGACAATAAAACATGTCTTGACGTTATGGAAGGCAACATCAGTATATTTGCACTTATGAATCAA CAATGCAAGTTAAACAGACATTCAGATCCAAGTTCATTTTGTGAGTTTCTTCATGACACCATCAGCAGTGCAAGCTTATCTCGTGCACACATATCAGTGACATCACCAGCTTTTGTTGTGCATCACTATGCAGAGAAAGTTACGTACCAAGTGGATGGTCTAATTGAAAAGAATAAG GATGGTATTCCAGCAGAACTTGTAGATTTGCTTAAAATTAGCAGCAAGAAGTTTGTGCAACAATTAGTTGATGCTAATGTTACCAGTTTACAGGTGATTGATcttatcattt TTATGTCAATAGTTCTGTTTAAcctaaaatatgttaattttatgaatttttttcaGAGTCCAAGTAAAACAAAAGGCAAAAAGACTTCTACAGTGGTATCAAAATTTAAG AATTCATTGGACAGTCTTATGGCTACTTTACATGAAACAACACCTCACTACATCCGCTGTATCAAACCAAGTCTTGAGTGTCAACCAGACAGCTTTGATAACGTTCATGTTATAAATCAACTACGTGCTTGCGGTGTTCTTGAAACAATTGAGATCGGTGCAACAGGCTTCCCTACCAG AATGTTGTACAGTGATTTTCTTAAGAggtatgaattattaataaggtCAAACTCAGAAGATGTAAAAGATTTGGATACAAAAAGTAAATGTGCTGTTATTACGAATCTGGTTTTAGCTGAAGcagacaaagaaaataaaatgaaaagctTTTTGTTTGGAAAAACAAAGATATTCCTAAGAGAGGGACAg TTGGATAAACTTGAAGTTGCAAGATTGAAGGAATTCAATTTAAGTGCTGGTGTAATACAGATGTGGTGGAGAAAGATCCTGGCAACCAAAAGTAAACAAGAGGCAGCTGTGGTCATCATTCAAGCAG GTTTTAGAGGCTGGAAGGTGAGAGAAGATGTAAAGAGACGACATGAGGCAGCACGTGTCATACAGTATGCTATGATTGGATATTCAATTCGTTTACACCAACGCAAGTTAGATGAACaattaaatgaattgaattcagACGAG tttGCTGATTCTGATGTGCAAGAATGCAATGATGAACAATCGCAACAAAACAATAGCATATTAACAGAAGGTATACTGTCAGCAGTATCATTGGATAATGAACCTCTTGACAGTAACCTGTCAGTGATTAGTTCAAGCAATGGCACCAAAGAAGTTGAAGATCAAGACAAGAGTGGTAAGTTTACCAGTAAAGAAGTTGAAGATCAAGACAAGAGAGATAAGTTTACCAGTAAAGAAGTTGAAGATCAAGACAAGAGAGATAAGTTTACCAGTAAAGAAGTTGAAGATCAAGACAAGAGAGATAAGTTTACCGATAAGAGCATCAATGAAATTGAAGAAccagaaaatgtaaataacaattCTAGAATACAATTTCATGAAAATGGTAACCTGAACTGTAATAGTGGTAAAAGTGAAGGAAATACAATAGGCATAGTAAACATTGAACAAAAGAAAGATGGGGATGAAATATCTCAAAAGAAGAGCTCAGATGAACAATGTGCTACACATAAACCAATAGTTAGTGTGCACCAAAATGGTAGACGTGTTGAAGGGGAGCCTGTAAATCAAGGAACTACTACCATCAATAACAAGTTTGTGCAAGTTACAACAACTCCTGCCATTGATATAGCTTTTGGTATTGTGTTACTTGGTTTGCTGTATCATGGTCCAGTTAGGCTATAA